One Dasypus novemcinctus isolate mDasNov1 chromosome 1, mDasNov1.1.hap2, whole genome shotgun sequence genomic window carries:
- the EREG gene encoding proepiregulin, giving the protein METRAAAGVPALLLCLGFHLIHGILSTTVIPSCIPGESDDNCTALVQTEDNPRVAQVSITKCGSDMNGYCLHGQCIYLVDMNENYCRCEVGYTGVRCEHFFLTVHQPLSKEYVALTVILVILCLVIIAGSLYYFCRWYRNRKSKEPKKEYERVASGAPALPQV; this is encoded by the exons GTTTCCATCTTATACATGGAATTCTAAGTACAACTGTGATCCCATCATGCATCCCAGGAGAATCTGATGATAACTGCACAGCTTTAG TTCAGACAGAAGACAATCCACGTGTTGCTCAAGTGTCAATAACAAAGTGTGGCTCTGACATGAATGGATACTGTTTGCATGGACAGTGCATCTACCTCGTGGACATGAATGAAAATTACTGCAG GTGTGAAGTGGGTTATACTGGTGTACGATGTGAACACTTCTTTTTGACAGTCCACCAGCCCTTGAGCAAAGAATATGTGGCTTTGACTGTGATTCTTGTTATCTTGTGCCTTGTCATAATTGCTGGTTCATTATACTATTTCTGCAGATG gtacagaaacagaaaaagtaaAGAGCCAAAGAAGGAATATGAAAGAGTGGCCTCAGGGGCTCCAGCATTGCCACAAGTCTGA